Proteins co-encoded in one Prunus persica cultivar Lovell chromosome G6, Prunus_persica_NCBIv2, whole genome shotgun sequence genomic window:
- the LOC18775559 gene encoding UDP-N-acetylglucosamine transferase subunit ALG13 homolog — MGDTEATVKSKKTVFVTVGTTSFDALIRAVDTQEVKAELLRRGYTQLLVQMGRGSYIPTKSEGGDETLAVDYFTFSSSIADHLRAASLVISHAGSGSIFETLRHGKPLIVVVNEDLMDNHQSELAEELADRKHLYYARTRTLHRVIADMNLDSLIPYHPGDATPVAKLINQFLGFADD; from the exons ATGGGAGATACTGAGGCTACCGTGAAGTCGAAGAAGACAGTTTTTGTGACTGTTGGAACTACTTCTTTTGATGCTCTTATTAGAGCAGTGGATACTCAGGAGGTTAAAGCAGAGTTGTTAAGGAGAGGGTATACCCAGCTTCTCGTTCAAATGGGCCGTGGATCTTATATCCCCACCAAg TCTGAAGGAGGAGATGAGACCCTTGCTGTAGACTACTTCACTTTTTCATCAAGCATTGCAGACCATCTGAGGGCAGCATCTCTTGTGATTAGTCATGCAG GGTCAGGGAGCATATTTGAGACATTGCGGCATGGTAAGCCATTAATTGTGGTGGTGAATGAAGATTTGATGGACAACCATCAAAGTGAGTTGGCAGAGGAACTAGCAGACAGGAAGCATTTGTACTATGCTCGTACGCGGACACTTCATCGTGTTATAGCAGACATGAATTTGGATTCCCTCATTCCATACCACCCAGGTGATGCCACACCTGTCGCCAAGCTTATCAATCAGTTTCTTGGTTTTGCAGACGACTga
- the LOC18772926 gene encoding probable serine/threonine-protein kinase PBL7 — MEVNTIAAATSAGPIGLAAENQTYKHHHSHSQLYSHHHHHGIFPSKSVLIIIISTISVMVLLAIIFIILMLRRVVKSTKNNGNIYKESSIMNNTSSRFIAQTTVAFNSSPDVKGGCLQGGNSGRSIRTPIVTAASRYKGVQVFSYKELEEATDGFSEANVIGHGGFGVVYRGVLRDGTEAAIKMLHREGRQGERSFRVEVDLLSRLHSPYLVELLGYCADQHHRLLIFECMPNGTLQHHLHSTNKHQPLDWGTRLRIALDCAKALEFLHEHAIPSVIHRDFKCTNVLLDQNFHAKVSDFGLAKMGSDKINGQISTRVLGTTGYLAPEYASTGKLTTKSDVYSYGVVLLELITGRVPVDTKRPPGEHVLVSWALPRLTNREKVLEMVDPALQGQFSKRDLIQIAAIAAMCVQPEPEYRPLMTDVVPSLIPLVKNSSSSGSSRFQNHITSPRY; from the exons ATGGAAGTTAACACCATTGCTGCTGCTACATCTGCAGGGCCAATAGGCCTTGCTGCAGAAAACCAGACCTACAAACATCATCATTCACATTCTCAACTCTAcagccaccatcaccaccatggcatttttccttcaaaatctGTTCTTATTATCATCATATCAACCATTTCAGTAATGGTCCTCCTTGCTATAATCTTTATCATATTAATGCTTCGCCGTGTCGTCAAGTCCACCAAAAACAATGGCAATATTTACAAAGAGAGCAGCATCATGAACAACACAAGTAGCAGGTTCATTGCTCAAACCACAGTGGCCTTTAATTCTAGCCCAG ATGTGAAGGGTGGGTGCCTCCAAGGAGGGAACTCTGGAAGGTCAATTAGGACACCTATAGTCACAGCAGCAAGCAGATACAAAGGAGTTCAAGTGTTCTCATACAAAGAACTTGAGGAAGCCACTGATGGATTTAGCGAAGCAAATGTGATAGGGcatggtgggtttggagttgTGTATAGGGGGGTCCTCAGAGATGGGACTGAGGCAGCAATTAAGATGCTGCACAGGGAAGGAAGGCAAGGAGAGCGTTCCTTCAGGGTTGAG GTGGATCTGCTAAGCCGATTGCACTCTCCATACTTGGTGGAGCTGCTTGGTTATTGTGCTGACCAGCACCATAGGCTCCTCATATTTGAATGCATGCCTAATGGTACTCTGCAACACCATCTACATTCTACAAACAAACatcagccgttggattgggGGACCCGATTGAGGATAGCTCTTGATTGTGCTAAGGCCCTTGAGTTCCTCCATGAGCATGCCATCCCATCTGTTATACACCGGGACTTCAAGTGCACCAATGTTCTGTTAGATCAAAACTTTCATGCCAAGGTATCTGATTTTGGATTGGCCAAGATGGGTTCTGATAAAATCAACGGTCAGATTTCGACGCGTGTGCTGGGGACCACAGGATATCTGGCACCAGA GTATGCCTCAACAGGAAAGCTTACTACAAAATCAGACGTATACAGCTACGGGGTGGTTCTTTTAGAGCTCATAACAGGGCGTGTGCCGGTAGACACCAAACGGCCTCCCGGAGAGCATGTCCTTGTCTCATGG GCTCTTCCAAGGTTAACTAACAGAGAAAAAGTATTGGAAATGGTTGACCCAGCTCTACAGGGGCAATTCTCAAAGAGGGATCTAATTCAG ATAGCAGCTATTGCAGCAATGTGTGTGCAGCCAGAACCTGAATATCGGCCTCTAATGACTGATGTTGTGCCTTCTCTAATTCCTCTGGTTAAAAACTCCAGCTCTTCTGGTTCCTCTAGATTTCAGAATCATATAACAAGTCCAAGGTATTAG